In a single window of the Paenibacillus sp. MMS20-IR301 genome:
- a CDS encoding WecB/TagA/CpsF family glycosyltransferase, whose amino-acid sequence MKDKVAILGIPFSRLTLEQTVSLLAEHVQKVQAGLFHLITANPEITLASQSDGRLREIIQSADLIVPDGIGIVLAARRQGEPIPERVTGYDLLLSLLAEGNERGWSFYFLGTDERTSEQAVQNIRRRYPQVKVAGRHHGFFSLAEEPGVLSEIQQAKPDVLILAMGAPYSDKWLHKHKAALDGVKVVFGVGGSLDVISGKVKPAPAIWKKLNLEWAHRLLFAPVAKGQKSRWRRQSALPKFVYRTIIRK is encoded by the coding sequence ATGAAGGACAAGGTGGCAATACTCGGAATTCCCTTTTCCAGGCTGACGCTTGAGCAGACGGTGTCGCTGCTTGCAGAGCATGTCCAGAAAGTACAGGCAGGGCTGTTTCACCTGATTACAGCGAATCCGGAGATTACGCTGGCCAGCCAATCGGACGGGCGCCTGCGGGAGATTATCCAATCGGCGGATCTGATTGTGCCGGACGGAATAGGGATTGTACTGGCGGCACGCAGACAAGGGGAACCCATTCCGGAACGGGTAACCGGATATGATCTGCTGCTCAGCCTGCTTGCAGAAGGAAATGAGCGGGGCTGGAGCTTTTATTTTCTGGGGACGGATGAGCGGACGAGTGAACAGGCGGTACAGAACATCAGACGGCGTTATCCGCAGGTAAAGGTTGCCGGAAGACATCACGGATTCTTCAGTCTGGCGGAGGAGCCGGGTGTACTCAGCGAGATTCAGCAGGCCAAGCCCGATGTGCTGATTCTGGCGATGGGTGCGCCGTATTCCGACAAATGGCTGCACAAGCATAAGGCGGCGCTGGACGGAGTTAAGGTGGTGTTTGGGGTAGGCGGCAGCCTGGATGTCATCTCGGGTAAAGTGAAGCCCGCGCCGGCCATCTGGAAAAAGCTTAATCTGGAGTGGGCGCACAGGCTGCTGTTCGCTCCGGTGGCCAAAGGCCAGAAGTCCCGCTGGCGCAGACAATCCGCCTTGCCTAAATTCGTCTACCGGACGATCATCCGCAAGTGA
- a CDS encoding NUDIX domain-containing protein, with protein sequence MLLRQLAVALLFNENHEVLFLQKKADAAFLPGHLVPIGGHLQAAEIGDPQRAALREIEEETGLTSPGLNSLALRYVVHQVRTDKEISIQYIFTGRVAAGSSLLESAEGSLVWAGYSGLERLVVTASTKEVLGHYLRTGIHTNEVYVGTMHLIHGKPAAAWAILQDLEGQVRS encoded by the coding sequence ATGCTGCTCAGACAATTGGCTGTCGCTTTGTTATTCAATGAGAATCATGAGGTACTGTTTCTGCAAAAGAAAGCAGACGCCGCCTTTCTGCCCGGGCATCTGGTTCCTATAGGCGGGCATCTCCAGGCTGCAGAGATAGGTGATCCGCAGAGGGCTGCCCTCAGGGAGATTGAAGAAGAGACCGGATTGACATCACCCGGCCTTAACAGCCTTGCGCTCCGGTATGTCGTTCATCAGGTGAGGACGGATAAGGAGATCAGTATCCAGTACATTTTTACAGGCAGGGTTGCCGCGGGGAGCAGTCTGCTTGAGAGTGCAGAGGGGAGTCTGGTATGGGCAGGCTACAGCGGGCTTGAACGGCTGGTTGTAACCGCTTCAACCAAAGAGGTGCTGGGACATTACCTCCGGACAGGTATACATACTAATGAAGTTTATGTCGGTACGATGCATTTGATTCACGGGAAGCCTGCCGCAGCGTGGGCTATCCTGCAAGACTTGGAAGGACAGGTGAGATCATGA
- a CDS encoding class I SAM-dependent methyltransferase codes for MTDETIYGHEDTLKMLDALFREEGEWWDQFYADKNKGIPFFKDQPDENLVEYFDTGCITPGKTLELGCGGGRNAVYLAKQGCSVDAADISRAAIDWGTDRAATHQVKVNFSCCSIFELELEPASYDLIYDSGCLHHIYPHRRASYLELVDRMLKPGGYFGLTCFAAGSMGAEITDWEVYRQRSMRGGLGYTEEKLKTIFSGLELIRFRRMRETAPGEELFGEAFLWTALFRKKAV; via the coding sequence ATGACAGATGAAACTATTTACGGCCACGAGGATACGCTGAAGATGCTGGATGCTCTATTCCGGGAGGAGGGAGAGTGGTGGGATCAGTTCTATGCGGACAAGAATAAAGGCATTCCCTTCTTCAAAGACCAGCCGGATGAGAACTTGGTGGAGTATTTCGATACAGGCTGCATCACTCCCGGCAAAACGCTTGAACTCGGCTGCGGAGGCGGGCGAAATGCGGTATATCTGGCGAAACAGGGCTGCAGCGTGGATGCAGCGGATATCTCCCGGGCCGCCATCGACTGGGGAACCGACCGGGCCGCGACGCATCAGGTCAAGGTTAATTTCTCCTGCTGCAGCATATTCGAGCTGGAGCTTGAGCCTGCGAGCTATGACCTGATCTATGACAGCGGCTGCTTACATCACATCTACCCCCACCGCAGGGCAAGCTACCTCGAGCTCGTGGACAGAATGCTGAAGCCGGGCGGCTATTTCGGTTTAACCTGCTTCGCAGCAGGCTCCATGGGTGCAGAGATCACAGATTGGGAAGTCTACCGCCAGCGGAGCATGCGGGGCGGGCTCGGGTATACCGAGGAGAAGCTGAAGACGATCTTCAGCGGTTTGGAGCTAATCCGGTTCAGACGGATGCGGGAGACAGCCCCAGGGGAAGAGCTCTTTGGCGAAGCTTTCCTGTGGACGGCCTTGTTCCGGAAAAAGGCTGTCTAA